Genomic window (Candidatus Azobacteroides pseudotrichonymphae genomovar. CFP2):
TAAATAACAAGGATGTTATTCAGTCTTACATTCTGACCACAGCTAGATATGATTTCTCTGTCTATGAAAAACGTATTTTGTATGGGATAGTGGAATGTTTCCAATCTGAACTGACAGGGAAAAAGCTGGATAAGAATTTCTCAATCAATAGGAAGTTAAATGAATATATTGACATTGTTCTTCCATTTTCTTCAGTGTTATTGATGAATGAAGAGGATAAACATCATAGTCGTGTCAAAAAGGCTCTTTGTTCATTACAGGATAAAAAAATAATACGTGAGAACGATAAAATATGGGAATCATTTGCATTAGTTATTAAGCCGAAAGTATACAAACATCGCCGTATTGTAACTTTTACTTTGCATCAGGAAGTCTACGAAGCCTTATTGGATTTTTCTAAAGGTTATAGGAAGTATGAACTGAAAACAGCAATGGCGTTCCAAAGTGTTTATGCTATGAGGTTCTATGAATTAATCTCTGGGCAGAAACAAGCTTTGACCTACAGCATAGAGAACTTAAAGGCTATGTTTAAGTTAGAAAATAAATATAAAGGTCTAGGAGCTTTCATTAGGTATGTTGTAGAACCAGCTCAAAGGGAGCTAGATTTGAAATCTCCATACAGCTTCACCTATCAGCTAGAACATGAGAAAGAACGTACTAATCCCAAAGGAGGCAGGAAGAAAGTTGTGGCTATCACCTTTACCCCTGTCTATCGTTCAGAGAATCGTAATAGCATATTGGAATACAAAGACCTGTGTAGAACAGTTGTTCTTTCAGATGTACTCTTGCCAGAGGAGCAGCATTTCTTTGTTTCATTAGGCTTTACCGAACAGGAACTGAAAAGTAAGTATTATAACTTGCTTATTGACGTAGAGAAAGCAAGGAGACAAGGACGAATATTGATTACTCCTGTTCTTTTGGATTATGTCAAAACTAAGAAGAACCCGAAGACCTATGCTCTCAAAGCTTTGAGGAATGAGATTAGGGGGTGGAAAGAAGAATTGTCTAAGCAGAATCAGGATAAGCTATCTAAGCAATTACAGCAGGAGGTCAAGACATTTCATCAGGATAAGCAAAGTATCCATTACTTTCTCAAAGATTATTTAGGATTTTCAGGAGAAGAACTGGACAAGGTATTTGAATATGTTTCAACGCACGGAGATCATGACTGTTTGGATGAACTGATTCGTTCTTGTAATAAGGATAAGGATAAAATGAAGGCGTCATTACAAAAAAGCATTCAATCCATCGGATCAGTTAGCCAACGAAAGAAAGCCCTTAAGGCTGCTCCTAAGACTACTCTTAAAGCTACTCATGAGGTTATTTCATTAGAACAGAAAGAGGATCAGACGAAGGAGGAGTTAATTGTGGAGGAAGAAACTGTGAAGGGAAAACAGATAGTCAATGTTTCCAATCAAGATCAAGAAAAACAGGAAGCGATTCAGCCTAATGTCGTTCAGTCTAGTAGAGGGTCCTATATAGGGAAATTCATCCGAAACGGGATGAAAAGAATAAGGAACTATTTTCATATCCATTAAACAGTATGGAGAATAGCATGAGAACGATTTATCATCAGATTAAAAAGCAGGACGTATATCTTCTCAAAGATCATTTAGGATTTTCAAGAGAAGAACTAGACAAGGCATTTGAATAGGAATTTGGGATGTTATACGAGCAGACATATAGCAAGTTTTTATCTTTCAAGGGTGAGCCACTTCGTCAGGGGCGACAAAAGATTCATCCTTATCCAGCTATGCTTCATCCTTTGCTCGTAGACTATTTAATTGATCAATATGCCAATAAAAATTCTGTGATTTTAGATCCTTTTTCTGGAAGTGGAGTGTCACTGCTACAATCAGGGTTAAAAGGTTATCCATCCTATGGATTTGATATAAATCCATTTGCCCTATTAATTTCCAAAGCAAAAACAACGAACTACGATTTAGAACTTTTAGAAAAGGACATCAAAGAGATTCAAAGTGAAATTAAAAAATGCGAAAAAGTTGACATACCAGAAATCAAAAATATAGATTACTGGTATAGTCAATCAGTTCAAAATAGCTTGGGTAGGATTCGGTATTGCTTGAAGCACGGTTCATATCATTACCCTGAACTTCTAAAGACTTGTTTTGCTTTGGTATGTCGTGATCAATCCTATACACGGAAGGGAGAGTTTAAACGATATCGTATCAAAGCTGACAAAATAGAGAAGAGGAAAGATGAAGTAATGAGAAGATTTTGTAATCATTTGGAAACTATTTTAGAAGTCATCAAAGAATCAGATAAGGAAATTCTTTCTCCACGTCATTTCTTTGATACTTCAGAAAATATAGGTCAATATCACTTGGAATACGATTTGATTATCACATCGCCTCCCTATGGGGATAGCCATACGACTGTCGCTTACGGTGAATTCTCCAGTTTTGGGTTGGAATGGGTGAATGATTGTATCAATATTTCGTCAGAATATAGGATAGACAAGCAGTCAGTTGGGAGAAAGCGTTCTATTGCAAAAGGACTATTGGAAAATAAGATTTTAAACGATACACTTGAACTGATCAAACATCAAGATGAATCCAGAAGCATCGAAGTCCTATACTTTTTTAATGAGTACTTGATTATTTTAGAAAATGTTTTGAATCAATTGCCGAAGAATGGTATAGCTTGTTATGTGGTTGGGAATAGACGAGTGAAAGGTATTGAAATCCCAACAGACCAGATTACTGCAGAGATGATGGAGAAATGTGGAATGTCTATCAAAGAGATTTTGGTTAGAGATATTTCGAATAAAGTAATGCCGTCAAAAAATTCTCCTAGTAACAGAGTAGGAGAAAAAGACAAAACAATGTCTTTTGAATACATTGTTGTAGGAAACAAAGAGTAGAATTTGTATTCATATGACACTCGAAGAGATTCAGGATAGATTAGTAGCTATCAAAGCACAATGTTTCATTAAGAGCTTGCGGAAACATTCAACTGGGATTGGTAAAACTCTGGAGACTCTTCTGGGAATTACTGAGAATAATATTCCTTTGCCAGATTTGGGAGAAATAGAGTTGAAAGCTATTCGGAGGAATTCGAAAAATATGATTACGCTCTTTACTTTTAATAAAAAGGTTTGGAAAATGGATCCATTGGATGCTATCAAGAAATACGGAAAAAAAGATAAAAATGGGGAGACTGGGCATATACTATACGATGATGGCTAAACCCAATAGGGCAGGTTTATTTTTTCATGTCGATGATGAAATGGTTGAAGTTCGTCACATTGACGGCTCAATTGTTGTATCTTGGCTATTGGAAACTATTGAAGAGAAATTTGAAGAGAAAGTAAAAAATGTTTTACTTGTCAAGGCGAATTCTAAAAAGATAGGTATGGATGAATATTTTCATTTTGATCAGGCGAAACTTTTAACAGGTGGAACAACTAAAGGCATTTTGCGAAGTAGGTTTGAGAATAAACAGTTGCTCATTGATTTACGTCTTCACGATGAGGTGACTTCCGCGCGAAATCACGGAACTGCTTTTAGAGTTTATGAAAGAGATATTGAAAATTTCTATGAAAAATCAATAGAAATCCTTCTATAAGATGAAAGTACTTTTATTCCATTATGATGAGCTATAAATTCAAGACTAACAGTATGCAGGATATATTGACAACCATTTTTAAGACATTGAAAGGATTCTTCTCGTTTAGAGGACGAATCAGTAGAAAGGAGTTTATCATGAGCTTTCTAACTGTTTTTTTAAGCTTTTGTATGCTAGGATCGAGATTCTTCCTTCTGTGGATAGTCTTGTTTTGGTTTCTGTTTGCTCAACGAGCTAAACGTTGCCACGATTTAGGACATAACGGTTGGTGGCAATTTATCCCACTTTATGAACTATGGCTTTTGTGTGCTAAGGGACAGGTAGGAAAGAACGAATACGGTGAAGATCCACAAGCATTGGAAGAAGACTTGTCTTCTCAAAAAGAAGATTAAGTTGTATTTGTAGTATGAAAAGACAATCAGAGGAATTGGTGATTTAACTGACATATCCGTAAGTGATTAGGGCAGCAAAAGCTGTACCTGCCAGGTAGAATGCTCCATTTGTGATGATTCTATCATGGATTCGGTCGAAGTTCTCTTCCAGTTGGAACCAGACCATTTTTTCCTGTTCCTTTATTTAGCCATTATTTAATGGCCTTTGTATTAAGATTATTCCTGTAATGCATGTAAGGATAGCGATCACTACCTACCTCTTGTTCCAAAGTCCACCCCAATCCTCTCTACCCGAGACTGATTCTCTCCTCTCTCTATCTTTTCATAGATGGCACAAATATCTTCATCTATCTTCCAAATTCTGTCTTCTAGTATTTCTCCCACACGAACTAAATAGACATTGCATGTACGAGAGCCTATATAGATAAAATAGTACTCAGATGTCCAGTCATTACTTATATGATATGTTTCTTTCATTGCCATTGTATAATAGGCTAATTGTTGTAGATAGCTGTTCATTTCTCTTTCTACCTCTCTCACAAACTGACTTTGATTGTGCGAAGAGGTCTTTAGATCAATGATCCATACCCTCTTTTCTTTCATATCCCACTGAATACGGTCTATCTTCGATTTGCATAGCAATCCACAATTATGTCTGAAACAAACTTTCAACTCATTCCAAGCATGATTTCCTCCTTTAGTATCTTTTGAAATTCCATATTAGCATAATAATTGGCATTGATCATCCATATGCTGGTCATCTCTTTTTCGGTTATTGGAGATTTTTTTTCTTGCATGCAACGTATATAGTCTTTTAACTCGTTGTATAATTTTTCCGCTTTAGCAGAATCATTTTTAGATAATACATTGTAGTAAGCATCGGCAGGGTCCATTCTTATTAAAATTGCCTTGCAAAAATTCTCCATGTTGTCATCATTCTTGGGTATGATTCCCATTACTAGTGAATAGTATTTCTTGTAGTACTCAGGGTTGAAAATGGATTGATGCTAAGATTTGGAAGGTTATGTATCACGGTACTGCTCTTAGGATAAGGAGATAGCATTCGAATGTCAACTGGAACAAATTTTTTCTTGCCAGGTATAAGTCCGCTTACAAATGAATGGATACCGTCTTTGATAAAGTTCAACCATTTTTTCTGCAGTCCTTCTGGCTTTGGTGCTATCTTTTCGTCTCTTTTTATAGACCTACTCAATGCATTTAGCTGTTCCAGTGCAGGAGATAGCTTGTATTGTTTGGGAATAAAAACTCCGTCATCTTCTTCTTCTTCTTCTTCTTCTTCCTGACCATCCTCTATACTATTTAATTGCTCTAATCCTGTCTTATCTATCGCTATCCTAAGTTTATCTTCCAATCAAGAGAATTCTGACATCTCACAAGGTCAGGAGCGTTCTTGCTCTCTTAGGATTTGATTGCATGTTTTGCTTGATGTAATTGTAAACGATTAGAGGTTCAGGCTTAGTAGCCACTATATGATGTCCTTTCACCCGGCTTTTATAGGTTGCCTCCAGTGATTATCTTTGTCTTGCTAAAGACAACAAGATTATGCTTGAGAAGGGATTCTACCTTGAACATGGTTATCCAATTATCACAGAAAAAGCTCTTCATCCGCGTAGTTATCGCAACAAACGTTGCAGTAATCAGCATGTAATGATCTACTGTCAGGACTACTACTACAAACATGGATATGAGAGAGAGTTCAGCGAAGAACCTACTTGCTTTTACGATGAGATGAAGAAACGCTTATACCATCATTTAGTCTGTGAAGGGAGGACTCTGTTTATGGGATCACCGATGGGCTGTTTCTACATGAGTATGCACAATGATGTGCCGATGGTATCTAGGGAAGGACGTAAGGTTGATGCTGGGAATAGCTTCTACCGTAGACGATGGAGGCTCCAAATTCATCCTACTACAAGGGAGGAGAAGAATTTGATCCAGTGTGCCTACCAGAAAGACGTACGTAGGCATATGCACATGTATAGACAATCTCTAGAAGGCAAAGACAGGTACTATACTCCACATGAATGCTCCTATATGAACGATTGGATGAAGCAATGTATCAAAGAGAGTGCTTTGCGTGTAGGGATGGATGAGAAAGAAGCTTTCAGCGTCCATAGAGAGATATGTAGGATAGCCCATTCTGCTTTTTTGCCTAACCATCCACTTCATAAGGAAGCCTTCTTTAGCAAGAAAACGAGCATACGGCATCCGGGAGTAAAGCTTTACTGCATTGCATTGTGGCGACCCATAGCCTTCAGAACTCGCGTAGAGTACATGAACAAGAGGTTTGGTATGCCAGAAAGGACATTAT
Coding sequences:
- a CDS encoding replication initiation protein — translated: MKELQVQEKMVNSIVLNPSLNNKDVIQSYILTTARYDFSVYEKRILYGIVECFQSELTGKKLDKNFSINRKLNEYIDIVLPFSSVLLMNEEDKHHSRVKKALCSLQDKKIIRENDKIWESFALVIKPKVYKHRRIVTFTLHQEVYEALLDFSKGYRKYELKTAMAFQSVYAMRFYELISGQKQALTYSIENLKAMFKLENKYKGLGAFIRYVVEPAQRELDLKSPYSFTYQLEHEKERTNPKGGRKKVVAITFTPVYRSENRNSILEYKDLCRTVVLSDVLLPEEQHFFVSLGFTEQELKSKYYNLLIDVEKARRQGRILITPVLLDYVKTKKNPKTYALKALRNEIRGWKEELSKQNQDKLSKQLQQEVKTFHQDKQSIHYFLKDYLGFSGEELDKVFEYVSTHGDHDCLDELIRSCNKDKDKMKASLQKSIQSIGSVSQRKKALKAAPKTTLKATHEVISLEQKEDQTKEELIVEEETVKGKQIVNVSNQDQEKQEAIQPNVVQSSRGSYIGKFIRNGMKRIRNYFHIH
- a CDS encoding DNA methyltransferase, translating into MLYEQTYSKFLSFKGEPLRQGRQKIHPYPAMLHPLLVDYLIDQYANKNSVILDPFSGSGVSLLQSGLKGYPSYGFDINPFALLISKAKTTNYDLELLEKDIKEIQSEIKKCEKVDIPEIKNIDYWYSQSVQNSLGRIRYCLKHGSYHYPELLKTCFALVCRDQSYTRKGEFKRYRIKADKIEKRKDEVMRRFCNHLETILEVIKESDKEILSPRHFFDTSENIGQYHLEYDLIITSPPYGDSHTTVAYGEFSSFGLEWVNDCINISSEYRIDKQSVGRKRSIAKGLLENKILNDTLELIKHQDESRSIEVLYFFNEYLIILENVLNQLPKNGIACYVVGNRRVKGIEIPTDQITAEMMEKCGMSIKEILVRDISNKVMPSKNSPSNRVGEKDKTMSFEYIVVGNKE
- a CDS encoding MvaI/BcnI family restriction endonuclease, whose translation is MTLEEIQDRLVAIKAQCFIKSLRKHSTGIGKTLETLLGITENNIPLPDLGEIELKAIRRNSKNMITLFTFNKKVWKMDPLDAIKKYGKKDKNGETGHILYDDG
- a CDS encoding MvaI/BcnI family restriction endonuclease; this translates as MMAKPNRAGLFFHVDDEMVEVRHIDGSIVVSWLLETIEEKFEEKVKNVLLVKANSKKIGMDEYFHFDQAKLLTGGTTKGILRSRFENKQLLIDLRLHDEVTSARNHGTAFRVYERDIENFYEKSIEILL
- a CDS encoding DUF805 domain-containing protein, coding for MMSYKFKTNSMQDILTTIFKTLKGFFSFRGRISRKEFIMSFLTVFLSFCMLGSRFFLLWIVLFWFLFAQRAKRCHDLGHNGWWQFIPLYELWLLCAKGQVGKNEYGEDPQALEEDLSSQKED
- a CDS encoding PD-(D/E)XK nuclease family protein; this translates as MKVCFRHNCGLLCKSKIDRIQWDMKEKRVWIIDLKTSSHNQSQFVREVEREMNSYLQQLAYYTMAMKETYHISNDWTSEYYFIYIGSRTCNVYLVRVGEILEDRIWKIDEDICAIYEKIERGENQSRVERIGVDFGTRGR